In the genome of Pseudomonas sp. Teo4, the window CGGTGCCTGTTAGATTGAGCGCCGCCCGCGCGGCGCATCGCGAGCAAGGCTCGCTCCTACGTTTGTTTCGGGCCAATTATTCCTGCGGAAGTTGCGCGCGAACGCTTTGGCGCACGACTCGAAGTCGCGTCGAACGAACAAGGCGGTCGCGCGCGTCTGTCACAGACATTACTGGCCCGAAAAAACGTAGGAGCGAGCCTTGCTCGCGATGCGCGCGCGGGCGGCGCTCGATCTACTGAACGGCGCAAACCTGACGCCGGACACACTAAAAAAGCCCCGCATATGCGGGGCTTTCTTTGTATCAGGACAATCAGATCGCCCCATCACTCCACTGCCCGTTGACCAGGCGACGCAGCCCCAGCGGGTTGCTGTCACGCAGCGCTTCAGGCAGCAGCGCCTGCGGGTAGTTCTGGTAGCACACCGGGCGCAGGAAGCGGTCGATGGCCAGGGTGCCGACCGAGGTACCACGGGCATCGGACGTTGCCGGGTATGGCCCGCCATGTACCATCGCATCGCACACTTCCACGCCGGTCGGGTAACCGTTGACCAGAATGCGGCCTACTTTTTCTTCCAGCAACGGCACCAGCCAGGCGAAGGCTTCGAAGTCCTCAGGCTCGCCGATCAACGTGGCGGTCAGTTGGCCGCGCAGGCCCAGCAGGGCGGCGCGCAGTTCGGCGTTGTCCTTGGCTTCAACGGCCACGGTGGTCGGGCCAAATACTTCTTCCTGCAGCAGCGGGTCGGAATCGACCAGCAGGCGGGCATCGGCCTTGAACAGTTGGGCGCGGGCCTGGCTGCCTTCTTGCGGCTGGCCGGCCAGGTGCTCGATACCGGTGTGGGCGTGCAGGTGCTCGAGGCCGCCGACGTAGCTGCGCAGGCCGCCAGCGTTAAGCATGGTTTGGCCGGCTTGCTGGTCCAGTTGCTGGCCCAGGTCAGCCAGCAACTGGCTGTACTGCGGCGATTGCAGGCCGATCACCAGGCCCGGGTTGGTGCAGAACTGGCCGGCGCCCAGGCATACGGAACCTGCCAGCTCACGGGCGATGGCTTCGCCACGCTTGGCCAAGGCTCCCGGCAGGATGATCACCGGGTTGATGCTGGACATCTCGGCGAATACCGGAATCGGCTGTGGACGCTCGGCGGCCATGCGGCACAGGGCATCGCCGCCTTTGAGCGAACCGGTGAAACCGACTGCCTGGATGGCCGGGTGCTTGACCAGCCACTCGCCGACGCCGCCACCAAAGACCATGTTGAACACGCCTTTGGGCATGCCGGTACGTTCGGCGGCGCGGATGATCGCGGCACCGACCAGGTCGGCGGTGGCCATGTGGCCGCTGTGGGCCTTGAACACCACCGGGCAGCCGGCGGCGAAGGCGGCAGCGGTATCGCCACCGGCGGTGGAGAAGGCGAGCGGGAAGTTGCTGGCGCCGAACACGGCCACCGGGCCGACGCCGATGCGCATCTGGCGCAGGTCGACGCGTGGCAGCGGTTGGCGCTCTGGCAGGGCCAGGTCGATACGTGCACCGAGGAAGTCGCCACGGCGCAGCACTTGGGCGAACAGGCGCATCTGGCCGCTGGTGCGGCCACGCTCGCCCTGGATACGGCCGGCTGGCAACGCGGTTTCACGGCAGACAATGGCGACGAAGGCGTCGTCCAGTTCATCCAGTTCGGCGGCAATGGCGTCGAGGAATTCGGCGCGGCGGGCCGGGCTCAGCTGGCGGAACTCGGCGAAGGCAGCCTTGGCAGCGTTGGCGGCCTGGTCGACTTCGGCCTCGGTGGCCTGGGCGAAGCTGAAGGGCAGGGCCTCGCCAGTGGTGGCGTCCAGGCTCTGCAGGCGCTGTGGGCCGGCGGCGCTGCGCTGGCCGGCGATGAAGTTGTGGCCGAGGATCTCAGGCATGGGGTGCTCCTGTAGAGGGAAGTGACGAGAGAATGTTTACTTGAAGGTCGTGCTCGGTCTTTGTGGGAGCGGGTTTACCCGCGAAGCAGTCGTCGCGGAACATGGCACCGGCTTCGCCGGTGTTCGCGGGTAAACCCGCTCCCACAGGGGGAGCGTCACTGTCGGACACCGAGCATGACGGGGCATCAGGTGATCGGCGCCGGGTTGAACAGGGTGATGTCGTTGTGCAACTTGTGCTGTTCGGCCCAGGTCTGCTTGCGGCCGCTGGCCACGTCCAGGTAGTAGTGGAACAGCTCCCAGCCCAGTTCTTCGATGGTCGAACGGCCACTGGCGATGCGCCCGGCGTCGACGTCGATCAGGTCGGGCCAGCGTTGGGCCAGTTCAGTACGGGTGCAGACCTTGACTACCGGTGCCATGGCCAAGCCGTAAGGCGTGCCACGGCCGGTGGTGAACACGTGCAGGTTCATGCCGGCAGCCAGCTGCAGGGTGCCGCAGACGAAGTCGCTGGCTGGGGTGGCACAGAAGATCAGGCCTTTGCGATTGACCCGCTCGCCAGGGCCGAGCACACCCTGGATGGCGCCGCTGCCGGACTTGACGATCGAACCCAGGGATTTTTCGACGATATTGGACAAGCCGCCCTTCTTGTTGCCCGGCGTGGTGTTGGCGCTGCGGTCGGCCGCGCCTTGTTGCAGGTAGCGGTCGTACCAGTCCATCTCGCGCACCAGGGCGTCGGCGACTTCCTGGTTCTCGGCGCGGGAGGTGAGCATGTAGATGGCGTCGCGCACTTCGGTCACTTCGGAGAACAGCACGGTGGCGCCGGCACGCACCAGCAGGTCGGCGGCAAAGCCCAGGGCCGGGTTGGCGGTGATGCCGGAGAAGGCATCGCTGCCGCCGCACTGCATGCCCAGAATCAGTTCGCTGGCCGGCACGGTTTCACGGCGGCGTTGGTCGAGCTTCTTCAGGCGGGTTTCGGCCAGTTCCATGATCTGCTCGATCATTTCGACAAAACCGAGGCTGGCATCCTGCAGGCGGTACAGCCAAGGCTCGCTGAGGTCCACCGATGGGTCGTTCTCGTGCATCACCTGGCCGGCCTGGAGCTTTTCGCAACCCAGGCTGATCACCAGCGCCTCGCCACCCAGGTTCGGGTTGCGCGCCAGGTTGCGCACGGTACGGATCGGGATGTAGGCATCGCGCGCGTTGATGGCCACGCCGCAGCCGTAGCTGTGGGTCAGGGCAACCACGTCGTCGACGTTGGGGTATTTGGGCAGCAGTTCGCTGCGGATGCGCTTGACCGCGTGTTCGAGCACGCCGGTAACGCATTGCACGGTGGTGGTGATACCGAGAATGTTGCGGGTGCCGACGGTGCCGTCGGCGTTGCGGTAGCCTTCGAAAGTGAAGCCGTCCAGCGGCGGCAGGGGGCAGGCACCGCGTCGCAGCGCGGCAGGCTGTCCAGCTCGGGGGCCGACGGCATGGATAGCTGGCTCTCCTGCACCCAGCTGCCCTGGCGCAGGTCTTCGAGGGCGTAGCCGATAATCTGCCCGTAGCGGCGCACCGGCTCGCCCTTGGCGATGTCCACAGTGGCCACCTTGTGGCTTTGCGGCACACCTTCGATCAGGGTCAGGCCGTCGGCGAAACGGGCGCCTTCGCCCAGGCCACCGTCGTTGACCACGACTACGACATTGTCGTCATCGTGAAGGCGGACGTAGCGGGGCGAGTCGGAGTGTTCGATC includes:
- a CDS encoding aldehyde dehydrogenase (NADP(+)) codes for the protein MPEILGHNFIAGQRSAAGPQRLQSLDATTGEALPFSFAQATEAEVDQAANAAKAAFAEFRQLSPARRAEFLDAIAAELDELDDAFVAIVCRETALPAGRIQGERGRTSGQMRLFAQVLRRGDFLGARIDLALPERQPLPRVDLRQMRIGVGPVAVFGASNFPLAFSTAGGDTAAAFAAGCPVVFKAHSGHMATADLVGAAIIRAAERTGMPKGVFNMVFGGGVGEWLVKHPAIQAVGFTGSLKGGDALCRMAAERPQPIPVFAEMSSINPVIILPGALAKRGEAIARELAGSVCLGAGQFCTNPGLVIGLQSPQYSQLLADLGQQLDQQAGQTMLNAGGLRSYVGGLEHLHAHTGIEHLAGQPQEGSQARAQLFKADARLLVDSDPLLQEEVFGPTTVAVEAKDNAELRAALLGLRGQLTATLIGEPEDFEAFAWLVPLLEEKVGRILVNGYPTGVEVCDAMVHGGPYPATSDARGTSVGTLAIDRFLRPVCYQNYPQALLPEALRDSNPLGLRRLVNGQWSDGAI